A window from Drosophila miranda strain MSH22 chromosome Y unlocalized genomic scaffold, D.miranda_PacBio2.1 Contig_Y2_pilon, whole genome shotgun sequence encodes these proteins:
- the LOC117192648 gene encoding 7-methylguanosine phosphate-specific 5'-nucleotidase-like yields the protein MGCEEKQETTKPSLRIQDIPVLMQDHCRMLDPSKVECIINEFVQGAPERIVSDFDYTITKQRTEDGSVVPSSFGIFNACQSLPDSFKTESDKLSHKYRPIEIDPHMPIPEKVQYMVEWWTKSGALATGFPFDQSEIDQIASKNKNALRDRTHECFADLQRLGIPTLVFSAGLGNSAVSVLRQANVMHPNLKVVSNFLQFRNGLLDGFQQPMIHTFNKNETVLDGSEYYNLVHTRDHIIVMGDSLGDADMASGVPASSHIIKIGFLFEHVEANMDKYMKTFDIVLVDDQTMDLPRALLALIEKQHQLKQQAPLYRTQKTFLLSQTQTHSRSY from the coding sequence ATGGGCTGTGAGGAGAAGCAAGAAACCACCAAGCCAAGCCTGCGCATCCAGGACATTCCGGTGCTGATGCAGGACCACTGTCGCATGCTAGATCCCTCCAAGGTGGAGTGCATCATCAATGAGTTCGTACAGGGCGCCCCGGAGCGCATTGTGTCGGACTTTGACTATACAATCACCAAACAGCGGACTGAGGACGGCAGTGTGGTCCCCTCCAGTTTTGGGATTTTCAATGCCTGCCAGTCGCTGCCGGATAGCTTCAAAACGGAGTCGGACAAACTATCCCATAAGTACAGGCCAATTGAGATCGATCCGCACATGCCCATCCCCGAGAAGGTTCAATACATGGTCGAATGGTGGACCAAGTCGGGTGCGCTGGCCACCGGCTTCCCCTTCGATCAATCAGAAATAGATCAGATTGCCAGCAAGAATAAAAACGCGCTACGTGACCGTACTCATGAGTGTTTTGCCGATCTACAGCGCTTGGGCATTCCCACATTGGTGTTCTCCGCCGGACTGGGCAACTCTGCGGTCTCCGTGTTGCGCCAGGCAAATGTGATGCATCCCAATTTAAAGGTGGTGTCGAATTTCCTGCAATTTCGCAATGGACTTCTGGACGGCTTCCAGCAGCCCATGATACACACCTTCAACAAGAACGAAACTGTCCTGGACGGCAGTGAGTATTACAACCTGGTCCACACACGCGACCACATCATCGTGATGGGGGATTCCCTGGGAGACGCTGACATGGCCTCCGGCGTTCCGGCCTCTTCGCATATCATAAAAATTGGTTTCCTTTTCGAACATGTGGAGGCCAATATGGATAAGTACATGAAGACATTTGATATCGTCTTGGTGGATGATCAAACAATGGATTTGCCCCGGGCTTTGCTCGCTCTCATCGAAAAGCAGCACCAGCTGAAGCAGCAGGCCCCTCTGTATCGTACTCAAAAAACGTTCCTGCTTTctcaaacacaaacacacagcaGAAGCTACTAA
- the LOC117192647 gene encoding 7-methylguanosine phosphate-specific 5'-nucleotidase-like, with the protein MGCEEKQKTTKPSLRIQDIPVLMQDHCRMLDPSKVECIINEFVQGGPERIVSDFDYTITKQRTEDGSVVPSSFGIFNACQSLPDSFKTESDKLYHKYRPIEIDPHMPIPEKVQYMVEWWTKSGALATGFPFDQSEIDQIASKNKNALRDRTHECFADLQRLGIPTLVFSAGLGNSAVSVLRQANVMHPNLKVVSNFLQFRNGLLDGFQQPMIHTFNKNETVLDGSEYYNLVHTRDHISVMGDSLGDADMASGVPASSHIIKIGFLFEHVEANMDKYMKTFDIVLVDDQTMDVPRALLALIEKQHQLKQQAPLYRTQKTFLLSQTQTHSRSY; encoded by the coding sequence ATGGGCTGTGAGGAGAAGCAAAAAACCACCAAGCCAAGCCTGCGCATCCAGGACATTCCGGTGCTGATGCAGGACCACTGTCGCATGCTAGATCCCTCCAAGGTGGAGTGCATCATCAATGAGTTCGTACAGGGCGGCCCGGAGCGCATTGTGTCGGACTTTGACTATACAATCACCAAACAGCGGACTGAGGACGGCAGTGTGGTGCCCTCCAGTTTTGGGATCTTCAATGCCTGCCAGTCGCTGCCGGATAGCTTCAAAACGGAGTCGGACAAACTATACCATAAGTACAGGCCAATTGAGATCGATCCGCACATGCCCATCCCCGAGAAGGTTCAATACATGGTCGAATGGTGGACCAAGTCGGGTGCGCTGGCCACCGGCTTCCCCTTCGATCAATCAGAAATAGATCAGATTGCCAGCAAGAATAAAAACGCGCTACGTGACCGTACTCATGAGTGTTTTGCCGATCTACAGCGCTTGGGCATTCCCACATTGGTGTTCTCCGCCGGACTGGGCAACTCTGCGGTCTCCGTGTTGCGCCAGGCAAATGTGATGCATCCCAATTTAAAGGTGGTGTCGAATTTCCTGCAATTTCGCAATGGACTTCTGGACGGCTTCCAGCAGCCCATGATACACACCTTCAACAAGAACGAAACTGTCCTGGACGGCAGTGAGTATTACAACCTGGTCCACACACGCGACCACATCAGCGTGATGGGGGATTCCCTGGGAGACGCTGACATGGCCTCCGGCGTTCCGGCCTCTTCGCATATCATAAAAATTGGTTTCCTTTTCGAACATGTGGAGGCCAATATGGATAAGTACATGAAGACATTTGATATCGTCTTGGTGGATGATCAAACAATGGATGTGCCCCGGGCTTTGCTCGCTCTCATCGAAAAGCAGCACCAGCTGAAGCAGCAGGCCCCTCTGTATCGTACTCAAAAAACGTTCCTGCTTTctcaaacacaaacacacagcaGAAGCTACTAA
- the LOC117192657 gene encoding uncharacterized protein LOC117192657, with translation MEQSTLDNDNPDEYFSDIIEMDLDASCSSSTLSGRPPKKKKKTDISWLAEIAQERLEQQKDHHRKKEEHDVRQEKMVQDLISTQTKFQNDLLEVLKNKNK, from the exons ATGGAGCAGAGCACATTGGACAACGACA ATCCtgatgagtacttttcggATATTATTGAGATGGACCTGGACGCATCTTGTAGCTCCAGCACCTTGTCTGGGCGTccgccaaagaaaaagaaaaagaccgACATTTCGTGGCTGGCAGAGATCGCCCAGGAGCGTCTCGAACAACAAAAGGACCACCACAGAAAGAAGGAGGAGCACGACGTTAGGCAGGAGAAGATGGTGCAGGACTTGATCAGCACCCAAACAAAATTCCAGAACGACTTATTAGAAGtcttaaaaaataaaaataaataa